Genomic DNA from Brassica rapa cultivar Chiifu-401-42 chromosome A04, CAAS_Brap_v3.01, whole genome shotgun sequence:
TAATTGTCACACTCAGAGCATTATACTTCTTAGCCACTGATGATCTAAAGCCCACATTAGAAATCATTTTGAAATAAAGAGTGTTCGAGTTTCAGAATCTTAATACAGAAACTACGGTGTCAAATCATATTTCTAATGCTATTTATTGGTCTAGTAGAACATGTATCAATCATCAACTGTTGTAGCCTTTACATAACACTTTTAGTCCTAGTGATGTAGTTGGTTGTTGAGTTAACGCTTTTGATGAAACTGCAGCACTAGCACTTGGCGATCCATCTGTTGCCACAGTTGAAGATGTAATCCCACCTGTTGTTTTCCCAGCTGGACCTCTCTTCCCTACCGAGGTCAGTTTCTTTGGCTGAGGATATCAAAGTTTCAGGTTTCTGATGGTCACACTAAGAGTTCATAATAATCTTTCCTCTGTTTGTTACAGGGGAGAATTGTTCAACTGTTTGAGAAAAATACTTACTCCGTTGTCAACATATTTGATGTGACATTACGCCCTCAGCTCAAAATGACGGGTGTGGTTGAGGTACTATTGTCTCACTACCATAAAAAGACAAACTATATCTTGTTCATGTTATGCATCGATTGTTTGACGTACAGTTTCTCTCAAACTCAATCGTAGATACCTGAAGGAAATGGCTCTGGAGTAGTTTGGGATGAACAGGGATACATTGTGACAAATTATCACGGTAAGATGATCTTAGTGAACCGCGATAGAGTAACAAGTGGTTAAGTGATTGTGGTTGTATCTTCTGCTGAACAGTTATTGGCAATGCTCTTTCAAGAAATCCAAGCCCTGGTGATGTAGTTGGTCGTGTCAATATTCTTGCATCTGATGGGTGAgtttttaatgatttcaacaTTTATCCATCTTTCGTGTTGTTTCTCATGTCTGCTGATATGTGCAAATCTTGAAGGGTACAGAAGAATTTCGAAGGGAAACTTGTTGGTGCTGATCGTGCTAAGGATCTTGCTGTCTTGAAAGTAGAAGCACCTGAAACACTCCTTAAACCGATCAGAGTTGGGCAATCAAATTCTCTTAAAGTTGGGCAGCAGTGTTTAGCAATTGGGAACCCGTTTGGTTTTGACCATACCCTTACGGTCGGCGTCATCAGCGGTCTTAACCGCGACATTTTTAGCCAAACCGGTGTCACCATTGGTGGTGGGATTCAAACAGATGCAGCTATTAACCCGGGAAACAGGTATAGAAATCAAACAAAAGGGTGTTTTCTTCTGGAATCAtttcttgtgtgtgtgtttattaATGCATTATAAATTGCAGTGGAGGTCCTCTGCTGGATTCAAAAGGGAACTTAATTGGGATCAACACAGCCATATACACACAAACAGGAACATCTGCTGGTGTGGGATTTGCAATACCGTCATCAACTGTATTGAAGATTGTTCCTCAACTAATCCAATTCAGCAAAGTAAGCACACAGAAAAtcaattgtttagtttttttctcttcttgatGTTGTTACTAAAAATCCAAAGTTACAGGTCCTTCGAGCTGGCATTAACATAGAGTTAGCTCCAGATCAAGTAGCTAATCAACTCAATGTTCGCAATGGAGCTCTTGTACTTCAGGTATGCATATAATGATAACTTGAAAACCTAGAAACgtgttctttctttttctaaCATTTGATGAGTGTGAATGCAGGTACCTGGAGATAGCCTGGCTGCAAAAGCAGGGTTGCGTCCAACATCCCGAGGTTTTGCTGGTAATATAGTACTTGGGGATATCATTGTTGCAGTTGATGATAAACCCGTAAGCTTTTGCTTATTCTcaagtttcagtttttttgttcttgaagaaagaaagaagtttCTCTTGTTTTTGCTCAGAACTGAGATTCTGATCGTGTGATTGATCAGGTGAAAAGCAAAGCTGAGTTGATGAAGGTATTGGATGAGTATAGTGTGGGTGATAAGGTGAAACTAGCGATCAAGAGAGGAAGTGACGATTTGGAGTTACAGATCTCATTGGAAGAGAAGAGTTCATGACAAAACATTTGATCTCTCCCTCTTTATTGTCTCTGTTATTTTCCTCGTTCAATATGAGAATAGCAAAGTCACTAGCGGTTCTCAGTCTTTGAACACATTTATGTATGTATGTCAATGGAAGAAACATGTTCCCTTCTTGAAATAAATATGTACTTTATATGAAGTGGCCGTGGTCGACGTGTACTTTTCTGGATCGATTGTGCAAATCACTTGTGAATCTGATGTTTCACTCAAAACTAGTCTACAAAGGTGTAAAACCACAATCATTGTATCTTCAATTGTCTACTTGGAAAGTAAAAAAGGTGAAAAATCACAATCATATTTGACCTTAGTCTGCCAAGAAGTCGGTTTAGACTCGTACCGATAGTCTGAAAAAGGGTTAGATCCCTTCACAAAACCCATAACTAATTACATACAGGTTTTTTACTTGAAACCATCGAAAAAGTTAGTTGCTTtaatgttaaataaaaaaaaacaagtgtgAGAATTAGGTTGcacgaaaaagaaaaatgaaaatggaTGTATGGCTAGacatttaatgattttttactaatattttcttttgttttgtccaTGTTTTtgcaaatattttctttttatattaatttatcactTATAACTTGACATGTAAACTGTATATATTCcagttaacatatataaatgacGAAGCGCAATCacctatataattttatgataatattcttactaatataattttatctctTTGCTAAAACTAGTGCATATAAaatggttttatatatttttattggtatATTAATTAGATTTTCCTAAAAAGTTTgtagtaaaatataaatatgtttatcTTTGAGCCCGTAAAATACTAGACACGTACGTCACTTTGTAGTTGTAACGCTAGTTGATGAAAAGTTCTTTGGGCACGAAGATTGGAACTTTGGTACCGTGCATCATGAAAGAAAGCTCATAAGTGATGCATAGATGTCTTCTTTCTCGAGGATCACGTTGGGATTGAGTGTTGGTTTATACAAACAGACGTTGCTAAACCAGCTGGTCTAGCTCCACAGTCACCACTACAGTCTCAATATCTATATATCTCGTGTGTTTAGGTATGATAGATTTTCTCTTTGAGTTGTTCGGAGATGTTCATTAATTCTGTTGTTATATGGAGATACGAGGACATGGTGATATGTGTGAGCAAAAAGGAGGAAATACGGAATcttaaaacatttattattttgagattattcatttaattttgaaatacaaatcAAGTTTGTAAGTGGATTACtactaaaattctaaaaaataatttttaaacaaaattgaccaaattttcttaaaattttactgacatccaatattttatatttacagtGAACTACTTAAAAATAAAGGCATATGTTTAAAATAGTTACAAATGAAAATAGATGCATGGCTAGACATTTGATgactttttactaatattttcttttgttttgtccatattttagcaaatattttcattttatatttttatattagtttatcaCTTATAACTTGACATGTAAAGTGTATATATTTcagttaacatatataaatgatgAAGATATTCGCAATCacctatataattttatgataattttcttactaatataattttatctctTTGCTAAAACTAGTGCATATAaatggttttatatatttttattggtatATTAATTAGATTTTCATAGAAAGTTTTAGTGaaatattaatatgtttatCTTGAGCCCAAAAAATGCTAGACACATACGTCACTTTGTAGGTGTAAAGCTAGTTGATGAAAAGTTCTTTGGGCATAAAGATTGGAACATTGGGACTGTGCATAATGAAAGAAAGCTCGCAAATCTTTTAGCTAAGTGAACTTTGTGATGATCATAAGCTCATTTCTTCCCAAGTGATGCATAGATGTCTTCTTTCTCGAAGATCACGTTTGGGATTGAGTGTTGGTTTAGACAAACATATGTTGCTAAACCAGCTGATCTAGCTCCTACAATCACCACTACAGTCTCCATATCTACATATCTCGTGTGTTTAGGTATGATAAATTTTCTCTTTGGGTTGTTCGGAAATGTTCATTAATTTTGTTGTTATATAGAGATATGAGGACTTGGTGATATGTGTCAGCAAAAACGAGGAAATTcagaatattaaaatttttgacACTTGTAAGAAAATGCAAAGTAGTTTTTATTAGTGCTAACTGTTTTGGAACTATGTACCTAATTTCTGTAAATAAAAGAGAGTTCAGTTGAAAAACAGCATAGCATAAACATTACGAATTTAAGAgcataaaataacatatataaccATACGTTCCTTAATATGTGTGGCTTACAACTTAAATGGTGTGTTGGCAGAGAATATgtatgataatatatttatgttttgactatgctattttattttaacattttcgACTATGATATTAACTACTATACTTGATTAGATATTAATActtgttttgtatatatttgataagaCTAGCCAATACAGAATCTgaaaacatttaatattttgagattctttatataattttgaaacaCAAATCAAGTATGTAAGTGGATAACTATTAAAgttctaaaaaataattttatacaaaataaaataatttttaaaaaaaattgaccaaattttcataaaattctACTGACAcccattattttatatttacagtGAACTACTTAAAAATAAAGACATATGTTTAAAATAGTTACAAGTTAACTTGACTTTTTAAATTCACAGTAAAAGACAATATTAGTGTCATATTTATTGTAAAACTACTATAATCATCTTTAAAATGTGATTACATACAGGTTTTTTACTTGAATCCATTGAAAAAGTTAGTTGCCTtaatgttaaataaaaaaaacaaacaaatgtgAGAGTTAGGTCGCACGAGAAGAGAAATGAAAATGGATGTATGACTAGACATTTGATGacattttactaatattttcttttgttttgtccatattttagcaaatattttctttttacatttttatattagtttatcaCTTATAACTTGACATGTAAACTGTATATATTTcagttaacatatataaatgatgAAGATGTTCGCAATCacctatataattttatgataattttcttactaatataattttatctctTCGCTAAAATTAGTGCATATAAaatggttttatatatttttattggtatactaattatattttcataaaaagtttgtagtaaaatattattatatcttGAGCACGTAAAATGTTAGACACGTACGTCACTTTGTAGGTGTAAAGCTAGTTGATGAAAAGTTCTTAGGGCATGAAGATTGGAACATTCGGACCGTGCATCATGAAAGGAAGCTCGCAAGTGATGCATAGATGTCTTCTTTCTCGAGGATCATGTTTGGGATAGAGTGTTGGTTTACACAAACAGATGTTGCTAAACCAGCTGGTCTAGCTCCCACAATCACCACTAGGCCTGGGCACGGATCGGATATCCGGGTTTTTGgaggtatttgtgatttgcttcgtatGTCACAGATATCTAATTTTTCGATTTTCTTTGCTTCGGAAAAATACGGATATTCAGAAAAACgaatatccaaaaaataaatagatatttgcgGATATTTACAAATACTTACGTATATCTCAtatgttttaattaatacaaataatcttaaaattttgatacaaatttgaattttttaaatagttttttgcatgatatatattataaaaataaaaagaagtagtgaatctacatattttgtaattttttttaacttagttAACAATTATAACTAGATCTTGACCTGCGCCCCCGCGCAGGTGTTGGATTTAACTTGTgttcaatgtaaatttataaaccattgattttataaaatgtccatttatatttttatgttttgtaaaatatatttagagtagaatatattatattaaaatatagatgtttgataataattttttatctgtacgtactattatatttataattttataatttgatgcaatttgatgtaattataatattcatatattaacctattgattttttttttatttaaaatgatttaattttgaCAGTAggttttatgaattattattaattttatgatattgggtttttttttgaacattgtattgtagcagattaatatatactactatatattacagtttgtgtttttcttttcagcaaaaagaaagaaaaatccattgtaattaatttaatttattgatTTTAGGTGATGTGGcagatttgtaaataagaaagaaatgcaatggctaaatgtgtaaataaaaagaaatatttagtcTGCTTTCCGTGTTTCCAAGCAATTCTCATTTAATCTgctatccaagtttccaaacgCAGAATCTGTAAATGAGAAAGAAATACAATGactaaaaatgtaaataaaaagatatttaatctgctatccttgtttccaaacaattttcatttaatctactatctaagtttccaaacagtaccaaaaggtacttcagttttaataatatagataacacaaaacataagaaaaaaaaatttaattgtcataaatgtgttctcttctttttatgtaatacttttatataattaattatgtgAATAGAATTTATCAAATCATATGTTAgactaataattatataattttatacattaaaaactttaaatataatcaatatatacatgtatttatatattactGGATCGGATCAGATATCCACTTcccaaaatttttaatatttgtgatttgtttcgaTTTTATCGGATATTGACTTTTAGTATTTGCTTTGCTTCGAAAGTATACGGATATCCAGAATTTTCGGATCGAATCGaaacaaataacgaatcaaataaaatttaacggAAAAAATGTCCAGACCTAATCACCACTACAGTCTCAATATCTATATATCTCGTGTGTTTAGGTTTGGTAGATTTTCTCTTTGGGTTGTTTGAAGAAGTTCATTAATTATGTTGTTATATAGAAATACGAGTACATGGTGATATTTGTGAGCAAAAACGAGGAAATACGGAATTTTTGACACTTGTAAGAAAATGCAAAGTGATTTTTGTTAGTGCTGACTGTTTTGGAACTATGTACCTAATTTCTGTAAATAAAGGAAAGTTCAGTTGAAAAACAGCCTAAcataaatattacaaatttaagaGCATAAAGTAACAAATATAACCATATGTTCCTTAATCTGCGTTGCTTACAACTTAAATGGTAAGTTGGTAGGGAGGATGTTTGATAATATATTTCTGTTTTGACtatgctattttatttaaacatttttgaCTATGATATTAACTAATATACTTGCTTAGATATTAAtacttattttgtatatatttgataagaCTAGCCAATAaataatctgaaaatatttataattttgagaTTCTTTAGTTAATTTTGAAATGCAAATCAATTATGTAAGTGGATAACTACTAAagttctaaaaataattttttaaacaagaTTGAccaaaattttcttaaaattttaatgacatccattattttatatttacagtgaactacttaaaaataaaggcatatgtttaaaatagttacaaattAACATGACTACCTAAATTCGCAGTAAAAGACAATATTATTGTCATATTTATTGTAAAATTACTACAGTCATCTTTAAAATGTGATTACATTTAGGGTTTTTACTTGAAACCATCGAAAAAGTTAGTTGCTTTAGTgttaaataaaagaaacaaacaagtgGGAGAGTTAGGTCGCACGagaagagaaatgaaaattGATGCATGGCTAGACATTTGATGagtttttactaatattttcttttgttttgtccatattttagcaaatattttctttttacatttttatattagttGATCACTTATGACTTGACATGTAAACTGTATATATTTcagttaacatatataaatgatgAAGCGCAAtcacatatataattttatctctTCGCTAAAACTAGTGCATATAAaat
This window encodes:
- the LOC103849895 gene encoding protease Do-like 8, chloroplastic, translating into MQVIASCSLRPDAFTPSENDFVGRRQLLSSACSRISQGDVVSDRPASSVKIGRDWKSSLNELAMKSVPRRIWLTSVFMNLCCNPSRYLSALALGDPSVATVEDVIPPVVFPAGPLFPTEGRIVQLFEKNTYSVVNIFDVTLRPQLKMTGVVEIPEGNGSGVVWDEQGYIVTNYHVIGNALSRNPSPGDVVGRVNILASDGVQKNFEGKLVGADRAKDLAVLKVEAPETLLKPIRVGQSNSLKVGQQCLAIGNPFGFDHTLTVGVISGLNRDIFSQTGVTIGGGIQTDAAINPGNSGGPLLDSKGNLIGINTAIYTQTGTSAGVGFAIPSSTVLKIVPQLIQFSKVLRAGINIELAPDQVANQLNVRNGALVLQVPGDSLAAKAGLRPTSRGFAGNIVLGDIIVAVDDKPVKSKAELMKVLDEYSVGDKVKLAIKRGSDDLELQISLEEKSS